One Triticum dicoccoides isolate Atlit2015 ecotype Zavitan chromosome 5B, WEW_v2.0, whole genome shotgun sequence genomic window carries:
- the LOC119311610 gene encoding uncharacterized protein LOC119311610 translates to MASKATAATSWRWRLLLLLLVAVAALCWIPPAIAMAAAASTAKKGARRSLLGFVEAQGNSSYRCSPSGPCIPCQYSEKNDEKYCCSETGYRLPLKCIQVQNGTKEENKTKDRKMLAETSMPAGPKHYVTYRSCVPLEAEEKLSILGFEVLMAGMLLVSGPFVYYRKRQASVMQGVSRIPTNPPRF, encoded by the exons ATGGCGAgcaaggcgacggcggcgacgtcgTGGCGgtggcggctgctgctgctgctgctggtggcggtggcggcgctgtGCTGGATCCCGCCGGCGatcgcgatggcggcggcggcgtcgacggCCAAGAAGGGGGCGCGGAGGTCGCTGCTGGGGTTCGTGGAGGCGCAGGGCAACTCCTCCTACCGCTGCAGCCCCTCCGGCCCCTGCATCCCCTGCCAGTACTCCGAGAAG AATGACGAGAAGTACTGTTGCAGCGAAACTGGCTACcgtttgcctttgaaatgtatacaGGTACAAAATGGTACAAAAGAAGAGAACAAAACAAAGGATAGAAAGATGTTGGCAGAGACATCCATGCCAGCTGGCCCAAAACATTATGTTACTTACAGGAGTTGTGTACCATTGGAGGCTGAAGAGAAACTATCTATTCTTGGTTTCGAG GTCCTCATGGCTGGAATGTTGCTTGTAAGTGGGCCGTTCGTGTATTACCGGAAAAGGCAAGCAAGTGTAATGCAAGGGGTTTCAAGAATCCCGACAAACCCTCCTAGGTTTTAG
- the LOC119311609 gene encoding RCC1 domain-containing protein RUG3, mitochondrial-like has translation MLRRLLPLPRRCYSASATSSGAAPTLYSGGDHPVSLLSWGRGASGQLGGGKEERRLYPAPVARLLLPVPSPVLPPTPGRLPPAAGTEAAGGVEVGISCGLFHSALLVDGAAWVWGKGDGGRLGLGDEASAFVPRANPNLAGLRVLALGGIHSAALTAPGDVFTWGYGGFGALGHYVYHRELLPRKVNGPWEGKIAHIATSGAHTAAITESGELYTWGRDEGDGRLGLGSGGGPGEAGSLSVPSKVSALPVPVAAVACGGFFTLALTSDGQLWSWGANSNFELGRGSNSSDWRPQIVPSLKNVHVIQVACGGYHSLALTDEGEVLSWGHGGHGQLGHPTIQNHRIPLAIKALSEERIVYIACGGSTSAAISEKGDLYMWGNARDCQLGVPDLPEVQPLPVKVNFLADGDEDPSPPHVISVAIGASHAMCLVSRQQIQK, from the exons atgtTGCGCCGCCTGCTGCCTCTCCCCCGGCGCTGCTACTCCGCCTCGGCGACCTCGAGCGGCGCCGCGCCGACGCTCTACTCCGGCGGCGACCACCCCGTGTCGCTGCTCTCCTGGGGCCGCGGCGCGTCGGGCCAGCTCGGCGGCGGCAAGGAGGAGCGCCGCCTCTACCCGGCGCCGGTCGCGCGGCTCCTCCTCCCCGTCCCGTCCCCGGTGCTCCCGCCCACCCCCGGGCGGCTTCCCCCCGCTGCGGGGAcggaggcggccggcggcgtggAGGTGGGGATCTCCTGCGGGCTTTTCCACTCCGCGCTCCTCGTGGACGGCGCCGCCTGGGTGTGGGGCAAGGGCGACGGCGGCCGCCTCGGGCTCGGCGACGAGGCCTCCGCCTTCGTGCCCCGCGCAAACCCCAACCTCGCCGGCCTCCGCGTCCTCGCGCTCGGCGGCATCCACTCCGCCGCCCTCACCGCCCCCGGCGACGTCTTCACCTG GGGTTATGGTGGATTTGGAGCTCTGGGGCACTACGTTTACCATAGAGAGCTGTTGCCGAGGAAAGTGAACGGCCCTTGGGAAGGGAAGATTGCACACATTGCCACGAGTGGAGCGCATACCGCGGCGATCACAGAATCAG GTGAACTATACACTTGGGGTCGTGATGAAGGCGATGGAAGGTTAGGGCTTGGGAGTGGGGGTGGTCCAGGTGAAGCCGGCTCTCTCAGTGTTCCTTCCAAGGTGAGCGCGCTGCCTGTACCAGTTGCTGCGGTTGCTTGTGGTGGCTTCTTCACACTTGCGCTGACCTCGGATGGGCAGCTATGGAGTTGGGGAG CAAACTCAAACTTCGAACTTGGCAGAGGAAGCAATTCCAGTGACTGGAGGCCACAAATTGTCCCTAGCCTGAAAAATGTCCATGTAATCCAAGTAGCATGTGGTGGATACCATTCTTTAGCCTTGACTG ATGAAGGTGAAGTTCTCTCATGGGGACATGGCGGACATGGCCAACTAGGGCATCCAACCATTCAAAATCATAGAATTCCACTTGCCATTAAAGCTCTGTCTGAGGAGCGAATTGTCTACATAGCCTGTGGGGGATCAACTTCTGCTGCTATATCAG AGAAAGGTGACCTGTACATGTGGGGAAATGCAAGAGACTGCCAGCTAGGCGTTCCCGATCTTCCAGAAGTGCAACCATTACCTGTTAAAGTTAATTTTCTTGCTGACGGTGATGAGGATCCAAGCCCTCCTCATGTCATCTCGGTTGCAATAGGCGCTTCCCATGCCATGTGCTTGGTCTCCAGGCAACAGATTCAGAAATAG